One window of Dermacentor albipictus isolate Rhodes 1998 colony chromosome 9, USDA_Dalb.pri_finalv2, whole genome shotgun sequence genomic DNA carries:
- the LOC135921826 gene encoding uncharacterized protein, whose amino-acid sequence MEDFLSLDFDTSDCSWKLWDGIEQEPCYFDGLLELDIVSELGLCTSSSDDTSLSLSPLLEEPPVLTSDCCQQHLQVTLPESEADASPDASDVATVASPLNLYDVSTALPKARSQAKATSRNAARERSRVRSLRSAFQALQSSLPSVPPDTKLSKLDILVLASNYIAHLGALLSDEEQQQSDDSSADDSTGRELESASSRSYLHPVKKWPMRSRLYAGAKPYADDRTRRHASDLFQTKKSAKNVWRRQDSRT is encoded by the exons ATGGAAGACTTTCTCAGTCTGGACTTTGACACGTCTGACTGCTCTTGGAAGCTGTGGGACGGCATCGAACAGGAACCGTGTTATTTTGACGGCCTGCTGGAGCTGGACATTGTGTCTGAGCTTGGCCTGTGTACTTCCTCTTCGGACGACACCTCTCTGA GTCTGTCTCCTCTGCTTGAAGAGCCACCTGTCCTGACGAGTGACTGCTGCCAGCAGCACCTGCAGGTGACGTTGCCCGAAAGCGAGGCAGATGCAAGCCCCGACGCGTCTGACGTGGCCACGGTAGCCTCGCCGCTGAACCTCTACGACGTCAGTACCGCGCTTCCCAAGGCTAGAAGCCAAGCCAAAGCCACGTCCCGGAACGCTGCCCGGGAACGTAGCCGGGTGAGGAGTCTTCGCAGTGCTTTCCAGGCACTGCAGAGTTCGCTGCCGTCTGTGCCTCCGGACACCAAGCTCTCCAAGCTGGACATCTTGGTCCTAGCGTCCAACTACATCGCGCACCTGGGGGCGTTGCTCTCTGACGAGGAACAGCAACAGAGCGATGAC AGTTCCGCGGATGACTCCACGGGCAGAGAACTCGAATCGGCCAGCAGCCGGAGCTACCTCCATCCCGTCAAG AAGTGGCCTATGCGTTCCCGCCTCTACGCCGGTGCCAAGCCATACGCAGACGACAGAACCAGAAGGCACGCCAGCGACCTATTCCAGACGAAGAAGTCCGCCAAGAACGTCTGGAGGCGCCAGGACTCAAGGACGTAG